The following coding sequences lie in one Zingiber officinale cultivar Zhangliang chromosome 2B, Zo_v1.1, whole genome shotgun sequence genomic window:
- the LOC122047629 gene encoding serine/threonine-protein kinase ATR-like, producing MDEYLSSAEKDVADNIPESIASFDLGLAKIIQAMMNKDQFTVAERIAQSKQALLVPLAAAGMDSYVHAYPYIVKLHMLSELEDYSALLGQGSFLETSFTLDDPKFLKMTKDWENCLRFTEPSLWAREPLLALRRLVFSANSLSAQVGNCWLQYAKLCRSAGHYETAHQTILMAYASGAPNVHMEKAKHLWSIRKSDDAIAELQAFIPDSNTPVDIQAPKENRDLAKIILLYTRWIHYTGQKQKEEIMKNYSRVRDLQPNWEKGYFFMAKYCDDLLVDARRRQEDNVASRTAGSSLNSSTKEKPWWMLLSDVFMFYANGLQKGHKNLFQALPRLLTLWFEFGSIYHRDGSSTNEAMRTVFTRISSIMRDCLKDLPTYQWLTVLSQLVSRICHENEEIVRIVRRIITSVLQEYPQQVLWTMAAVSKSTVAARREAASQIIQAARTASENKDLFIQFDILIGHLIKLCFHPGQPKSTINISTEFSALKRMMPLGIILPVQQALTVTLPTYDASLTDSPSFDVFSTSNQAMITGISNKAEILSSLQRPKKVVFIGSDGLQHPFLCKPNDDLRKDARMMEFTSMINRLFFKFPESRRRKLYIRTFAVIPLTENCGMVEWVPHTRGLRTILQDLYSSCGKFDRQQTNPKIKKIYDRCKTSKEEMLKSQILPMFPPIFHKWFLTTFSEPASWFRARVAYAHTCAVWSMVGHIVGLGDRHGENILFDSTTGDCVHIDFGCLFDQGLRLKEPELVPFRLTQNMIDGLGITGYKGVFLKVCEITLSVLRTNREMLMSILETFLHDPLVEWTKLDKSSRVEVQNPYAQKAISNIKARLEGIMVGVGAAPSLPLSIEGQAQRLIEEAISLENLSKMYIWWMAWF from the exons ATGGATGAGTACCTCTCTTCTGCTGAAAAAGATGTAGCAGACAATATCCCTGAGAGCATTGCTTCATTTGATTTGGGGCTTGCCAAGATTATCCAGGCCATGATGAACAAAGATCAGTTCACGGTTGCTGAGAGAATTGCACAATCAAAACAGGCATTACTTGTTCCCTTGGCAGCCGCTGGTATGGATTCTTATGTCCATGCATATCCGTACATAGTGAAACTTCACATGCTTTCTGAGTTGGAAGATTATAGTGCTCTTCTTGGGCAAGGTTCATTTCTTGAAACATCCTTCACTTTAGATGatccaaaatttttaaaaatgaccaAGGACTGGGAAAATTGTTTAAGGTTCACAGAACCATCTCTTTGGGCTAGAGAGCCATTGTTAGCTCTCCGCAGGTTAGTTTTCAGTGCGAATAGTTTGAGTGCTCAAGTTGGAAATTGCTGGCTTCAGTATGCAAAGCTTTGTCGTTCTGCTGGTCACTACGAGACTGCCCACCAGACTATATTAATGGCAtatgcctctggtgctccaaatgtCCACATGGAGAAAGCGAAACATCTTTGGTCTATTAGAAAATCTGATGATGCCATAGCTGAGCTGCAGGCTTTTATCCCAGATTCAAATACTCCTGTCGATATACAAGCACCAAAGGAGAACCGAGATCTGGCTAAAATCATTCTCCTCTACACAAGATGGATTCACTATACAGGTCAAAAGCAGAAAGAGGAGATTATGAAAAATTATTCTAGAGTGAGGGACCTGCAACCCAATTGGGAAAAAGGAtattttttcatggcaaaatattGTGATGATCTGCTTGTTGATGCCAGGAGACGTCAAGAAGATAATGTTGCTTCCCGCACTGCTGGTAGTTCTTTGAATTCATCTACTAAAGAGAAGCCATGGTGGATGCTGTTATCTGATGTGTTTATGTTTTATGCAAATGGACTTCAGAAAGGGCACAAGAACCTGTTCCAAGCTCTTCCAAGATTGCTTACACTTTGGTTTGAATTTGGTAGCATATATCACCGGGATGGTTCCTCAACCAATGAGGCTATGAGAACAGTATTCACAAGG ATCTCAAGTATTATGCGGGATTGTCTGAAGGATTTGCCAACATATCAATGGCTAACTGTGCTATCTCAATTGGTTTCTCGCATCTGCCACGAAAATGAAGAAATAGTTCGCATTGTTAGGCGCATAATTACATCAGTTCTACAAGAATACCCGCAGCAAGTTCTTTGGACGATGGCTGCCGTTTCTAAGTCAACAGTTGCTGCTAGGCGCGAAGCTGCTTCTCAGATCATACAAGCTGCAAGAACTGCAAGTGAAAACAAGGACTTGTTTATTCAATTTGATATCTTGATTGGTCACCTCATTAAGCTGTGTTTTCATCCTGGACAACCAAAGTCTACAATTAATATCTCAACCGAATTTAGTGCCTTGAAAAGAATGATGCCCCTAGGAATCATATTGCCAGTCCAGCAGGCTCTTACTGTTACTTTACCCACCTATGACGCTAGTCTTACAGATTCACCTAGTTTTGATGTCTTTTCAACCTCTAATCAAGCAATGATAACTGGCATATCAAACAAGGCTGAAATCCTTTCTTCTCTTCAACGACCAAAGAAG GTTGTCTTTATTGGAAGTGATGGTTTACAACATCCGTTCCTCTGCAAGCCAAATGATGACTTGCGAAAAGATGCGCGGATGATGGAATTCACCTCAATGATTAATCGTCTCTTTTTCAAATTCCCTGAGAGTCGCAGAAGAAAGTTATATATCCGCACCTTTGCTGTGATCCCCCTCACTGAGAATTGTGGGATGGTGGAGTGGGTCCCACATACACGTGGGCTTCGGACCATTCTTCAAGACCTCTACTCTTCCTGTGGCAAATTTGATAGACAGCAGACAAATCCTAAAATCAAAAAAATCTATGACCGGTGCAAGACATCAAAAGAGGAGATGTTGAAATCACAAATCCTCCCTATGTTCCCTCCTATTTTCCACAAATGGTTCTTGACCACTTTCTCAGAGCCAGCTTCGTGGTTTCGAGCAAGGGTAGCTTATGCACATACCTGTGCTGTTTGGTCCATGGTTGGCCACATTGTAGGACTAGGGGATAGGCATGGCGAGAACATTCTGTTTGACTCGACTACCGGTGACTGTGTCCATATTGATTTTGGTTGCTTGTTTGATCAAGGGTTACGATTAAAAGAGCCCGAGTTGGTACCTTTTAGGTTAACTCAG AACATGATTGATGGCCTTGGTATTACGGGATACAAGGGTGTCTTTTTAAAGGTCTGCGAAATTACCCTTTCAGTGCTGAGAACAAATAGAGAAATGTTGATGAGCATTTTGGAAACTTTCTTGCACGATCCCTTGGTGGAGTGGACAAAATTAGACAAATCCAGCAGGGTGGAAGTTCAAAATCCGTACGCACAG AAGGCCATAAGCAATATCAAGGCACGCCTCGAAGGAATCATGGTTGGGGTTGGAGCTGCACCTTCTTTGCCATTATCCATAGAAGGACAGGCCCAGCGTCTCATTGAAGAAGCCATCTCGCTTGAAAATCTTAGCAAGATGTACATATGGTGGATGGCTTGgttctaa